One window from the genome of Montipora foliosa isolate CH-2021 chromosome 5, ASM3666993v2, whole genome shotgun sequence encodes:
- the LOC138003829 gene encoding epidermal retinol dehydrogenase 2-like, producing MGSVIIELFALIGTLCREILVSFLQTFFPPSRKDINGEIVFVTGAGSGLGRLMAIKFAKLGATMVCVDINQTANDETVQEIKSQGFKAHGYKCDCSSREDIYRVAELVKKDVGDVTMLVNNAGIVSGKKFLETEDWKIQKTMEINTMAHFWTTKAFLPSMVEKNHGHVVSIASSAGFFGVNGLCDYCSSKYGAVGFNESLNMELGVLKKDGVHTTVICPFYINTGMFDGVKTRFPLLMPILEPEWATDQMIDAVLRNKTELLLPKVLKLHLVIKSVLPTTSYLSLSRFFGVSSSMDEFKGREKKIN from the exons atggGATCCGTCATTATCGAATTATTCGCTTTGATAGGAACTTTATGCCGCGAAATCTTAGTGTcgtttttgcaaacatttttCCCGCCATCGCGTAAAGATATCAATGGAGAAATTGTGTTTGTAACAGGCGCTGGAAGCGGCCTCGGTCGGCTAATGGCCATTAAATTCGCGAAGCTTGGTGCGACAATGGTTTGCGTTGATATAAATCAAACTGCTAACGATGAAACTGTTCAAGAAATTAAGTCTCAAGGCTTCAAAGCTCACGGATACAAATGCGATTGCAGTAGCAGAGAAGATATTTACCGCGTGGCAGAGCTAGTGAAGAAAGATGTGGGCGATGTGACTATGTTAGTAAACAATGCAGGTATTGTAAGCGGCAAAAAGTTTTTGGAAACCGAAGATTGGAAGATTCAGAAAACCATGGAAATCAACACGATGGCTCATTTCTGG ACCACAAAAGCCTTTTTACCATCCATGGTAGAGAAAAACCATGGCCATGTTGTGTCTATAGCATCATCTGCTGGtttctttggtgtgaatggctTGTGTGATTATTGTTCGTCAAAATATGGAGCTGTTGGCTTTAATGAATCTCTCAACATGGAGCTTGGTGTATTGAAAAAGGATGGTGTTCACACGACAGTTATATGTCCATTCTATATCAACACAGGCATGTTTGATGgagtcaaaacaag GTTTCCTCTGCTCATGCCAATTCTTGAACCAGAATGGGCCACAGATCAAATGATAGATGCTGTTCTGCGGAACAAAACTGAACTCCTCCTTCCCAAAGTATTGAAATTGCATCTTGTCATTAAAAG CGTTTTGCCAACAACTTCTTACCTCTCTTTAAGTCGCTTCTTTGGGGTTAGTTCAAGTATGGATGAATTCAAAGGAAGGGAAAAGAAAATCAACTAG